Proteins found in one Patescibacteria group bacterium genomic segment:
- a CDS encoding PHP domain-containing protein, translated as MRYIDLHLHSYYSDGLDSPKDLVKKAKKEKFSIISLTDHNCLDGVEEAIKAGRKYKIKIIPGVEIETKFRNYSFHLLGYRIDWRNQELRNVLKKMQDQRKERIEECLLTLTEQGFAISKERIYQGPSKYIGLNWIIDFLKRGKNWQKVKRDFRWKKNQILTLPEIIQKYFVHDKKQILPAVEISFEKAISLIKKAGGIPVLAHPAEQLSWRDDWLFSTLKKKGLEGVEAISAHHNWANIEHYQKIAKELDLLITIGSDYHGDLPTEWQFPIKSLWQYFKVKIDPYFYSSLKKIIT; from the coding sequence GGCCTCGACTCGCCAAAAGATTTGGTTAAAAAAGCGAAAAAAGAAAAATTTTCAATTATTTCTTTAACTGACCATAACTGTCTTGACGGTGTTGAAGAGGCAATTAAAGCAGGTCGAAAATATAAAATTAAAATTATTCCCGGCGTCGAAATTGAGACTAAATTTAGAAATTATTCTTTTCACCTCTTGGGTTATAGAATCGATTGGCGAAATCAAGAATTAAGGAACGTTTTAAAAAAAATGCAAGACCAAAGAAAAGAGAGAATTGAGGAATGTCTTTTAACTTTAACCGAGCAAGGCTTTGCAATCAGTAAAGAAAGAATTTATCAAGGTCCCTCAAAATACATTGGTTTAAATTGGATTATCGATTTTTTGAAAAGAGGCAAGAATTGGCAAAAAGTAAAAAGAGATTTTCGGTGGAAAAAAAATCAAATTTTGACCCTGCCCGAAATTATTCAAAAATACTTTGTTCATGATAAAAAACAAATTTTGCCCGCCGTTGAAATTTCTTTTGAAAAAGCTATTTCTTTAATCAAAAAAGCCGGCGGCATTCCGGTTTTGGCCCATCCAGCTGAACAGCTTTCCTGGCGAGATGATTGGCTTTTTTCAACTCTGAAAAAGAAAGGACTGGAAGGCGTTGAAGCTATTTCTGCTCATCACAACTGGGCAAACATTGAACATTATCAAAAAATCGCCAAAGAATTAGACCTTTTAATCACTATTGGTTCTGACTATCATGGTGATTTACCAACCGAATGGCAATTTCCTATTAAAAGTCTTTGGCAGTATTTTAAGGTTAAAATAGATCCTTATTTTTATAGTTCATTAAAAAAAATTATTACTTAA